From Miscanthus floridulus cultivar M001 chromosome 15, ASM1932011v1, whole genome shotgun sequence, the proteins below share one genomic window:
- the LOC136508560 gene encoding nifU-like protein 1, chloroplastic isoform X2, producing MATSAAAAAAMSAWAPAASSSKSSSSKVGVASWSRGSPAPRLVAATSIGRRPQVARAVAGLNTVVQLPLTTGNVESVLDEVRPYLLADGGDVALHEINGNVVRLKLQGACGSCPSSVTTMKMSIQRRLMENILEISAVERVADNEMGLKLNEANVQKVLAEIRPYLAGKGGGELEFIKIVGHIVKVRLTGRAAGVKTVRVALTQKLREKIPSIIAIRVLS from the exons ATGGCGAcgtcggcggcggccgccgcggccATGTCGGCGTGGGCTCCGGCCGCTTCGTCCTCGAAGTCGTCCTCGTCCAAG GTGGGAGTCGCGTCGTGGTCGCGTGGGAGCCCTGCGCCAAGATTGGTGGCCGCCACGTCCATTGGTCGGCGTCCGCAAG TTGCACGAGCCGTCGCCGGCCTGAATACAGTGGTGCAGTTGCCATTAACCACTGGAAATGTCGAGTCAGTTCTGGATGAAGTGCGCCCGTACCTACTAGCAGATGGAGGCGACGTCGCCTTGCACGAGATCAACGGCAATGTGGTGAGGCTGAAGCTGCAGGGAGCATGTGGATCGTGTCCAAGCTCAGTGACGACGATGAAGATGAGCATTCAGCGGCGCTTGATGGAGAACATCCTAGAGATCAGCGCAGTCGAACGTGTTGCAGATAACGAGATGGGGCTTAAGCTAAATGAAGCAAATGTCCAAAAG GTACTAGCTGAGATTAGACCATACCTTGCTGGCAAAGGAGGTGGTGAGCTCGAGTTCATCAAGATCGTTGGCCACATTGTGAAAGTGCGCCTCACAGGCCGAGCTGCAGGCGTGAAGACTGTTCGAGTGGCGCTAACTCAGAAGCTCCGAGAGAAGATCCCATCCATCATAGCCATCCGTGTGTTGTCATAA
- the LOC136508560 gene encoding nifU-like protein 1, chloroplastic isoform X1, which translates to MATSAAAAAAMSAWAPAASSSKSSSSKVGVASWSRGSPAPRLVAATSIGRRPQAVARAVAGLNTVVQLPLTTGNVESVLDEVRPYLLADGGDVALHEINGNVVRLKLQGACGSCPSSVTTMKMSIQRRLMENILEISAVERVADNEMGLKLNEANVQKVLAEIRPYLAGKGGGELEFIKIVGHIVKVRLTGRAAGVKTVRVALTQKLREKIPSIIAIRVLS; encoded by the exons ATGGCGAcgtcggcggcggccgccgcggccATGTCGGCGTGGGCTCCGGCCGCTTCGTCCTCGAAGTCGTCCTCGTCCAAG GTGGGAGTCGCGTCGTGGTCGCGTGGGAGCCCTGCGCCAAGATTGGTGGCCGCCACGTCCATTGGTCGGCGTCCGCAAG CAGTTGCACGAGCCGTCGCCGGCCTGAATACAGTGGTGCAGTTGCCATTAACCACTGGAAATGTCGAGTCAGTTCTGGATGAAGTGCGCCCGTACCTACTAGCAGATGGAGGCGACGTCGCCTTGCACGAGATCAACGGCAATGTGGTGAGGCTGAAGCTGCAGGGAGCATGTGGATCGTGTCCAAGCTCAGTGACGACGATGAAGATGAGCATTCAGCGGCGCTTGATGGAGAACATCCTAGAGATCAGCGCAGTCGAACGTGTTGCAGATAACGAGATGGGGCTTAAGCTAAATGAAGCAAATGTCCAAAAG GTACTAGCTGAGATTAGACCATACCTTGCTGGCAAAGGAGGTGGTGAGCTCGAGTTCATCAAGATCGTTGGCCACATTGTGAAAGTGCGCCTCACAGGCCGAGCTGCAGGCGTGAAGACTGTTCGAGTGGCGCTAACTCAGAAGCTCCGAGAGAAGATCCCATCCATCATAGCCATCCGTGTGTTGTCATAA
- the LOC136507272 gene encoding protein FAR1-RELATED SEQUENCE 5-like, translated as MPNLDSLEYNEIVLKIFGNEREGFHFYNNYNKEKGFSVRRSYCEWDNGHNEMILRKFVCSHEGFREEKELKREIKKWKPRNITHVGCLAKFVIPRDQNTGLWYVKDFIDEHNHPMAQPDLACLYGGYDKVGYTTRDLYNFCHRNKVETVAIGDAQTVINYLAECKRRDPDFFFKYKTDGKGHLEGLLWTFSDAMIQKHSVFVITDGELAMQRAIRLVNASDSQKS; from the exons ATGCCGAATCTTGATTCTTTGGAGTACAATGAAATTGTTTTGAAGATATTTGGTAATGAAAGAGAAGGATTTCACTTTTATAACAACTACAATAAGGAGAAAGGATTTAGTGTGAGGAGAAGCTATTGTGAGTGGGACAATGGCCACAATGAGATGATCCTTCGGAAGTTTGTTTGTAGTCATGAAGGTTTTCGCGAAGAGAAGGAGCTGAAGAGGGAGATTAAGAAGTGGAAGCCACGGAATATTACTCATGTTGGATGCCTTGCTAAATTTGTGATTCCACGAGATCAGAACACAGGGCTATGGTATGTGAAGGatttcatcgatgaacacaaccatccGATGGCGCAACCAGACCTTGCTTGTCTG TATGGTGGGTATGATAAGGTTGGATATACAACAAGGGACTTGTACAATTTTTGCCATCGCAACAAGGTGGAGACAGTTGCTATTGGTGATGCTCAAACAGTCATCAATTACCTGGCAGAATGCAAACGTAGAGATCCTGATTTCTttttcaaatacaagactgaTGGGAAAGGGCACCTAGAGGGACTGCTATG GACATTCTCTGATGCCATGATTCAGAAGCATTCAGTTTTCGTGATCACTGATGGAGAACTAGCTATGCAGAGAGCAATTAGGCTG GTAAATGCCAGTGACAGTCAGAAGTCCTGA